A portion of the Leptospira mtsangambouensis genome contains these proteins:
- a CDS encoding type II toxin-antitoxin system antitoxin SocA domain-containing protein, protein MEKLCHAILWILEKSPNGRARLDLAKLLYYSDGVHFQKHAEMITRGDYIHLEDSPYPVKLNEALLFLKEKGHIDAIPKIEGNGIQGFTLRFLKPMEGLDLSREDKRVMMKVVEAFRGRVVDENRHYPNLYENYVVTPLFDAIPFSVDRINTKIHVLVQKSLLNLSGKMFRVLFERSE, encoded by the coding sequence ATGGAGAAACTTTGTCATGCGATCCTTTGGATCCTCGAAAAATCACCCAATGGGAGAGCTCGCCTGGATTTGGCGAAACTGCTCTACTATTCGGATGGTGTTCATTTCCAAAAACATGCGGAGATGATCACAAGAGGAGACTATATCCACTTAGAAGACTCCCCTTACCCCGTCAAACTGAACGAAGCACTTTTATTTTTGAAAGAAAAAGGCCATATCGATGCCATTCCCAAAATTGAAGGAAATGGAATCCAAGGGTTTACTTTGCGTTTTTTAAAACCCATGGAAGGACTTGACCTTTCTCGCGAAGACAAACGAGTGATGATGAAGGTGGTGGAGGCATTTCGTGGCCGAGTGGTAGATGAAAATCGCCATTATCCCAATCTTTATGAAAACTACGTAGTCACCCCGCTCTTCGATGCCATTCCCTTTTCGGTTGATCGGATCAATACGAAAATCCATGTTCTTGTACAAAAAAGCCTTTTGAATCTATCGGGCAAAATGTTTAGAGTTTTATTTGAGAGGTCAGAATGA
- the ileS gene encoding isoleucine--tRNA ligase — MAKPETENPYSKTVLLPQTNFPMKADLANREPGQIKIWKEKKVFQTMKEIRKTKPSFVLHDGPPYANGNFHVGHSLNKILKDIIVKSKTLSGFQTDMIPGWDCHGLPIEVQVLKNLGKEARNTSPSELRKKCREYAAEFVGKQGEDLSRFLCFWEEDKKYLTMAPEFEARIVEVFGSLFEKGYIYKGKKPVYWCIDLATAHAEAEIEYQNHVSPSIYVKFAVKGENDTYCLIWTTTPWTLPANLAICFNEELDYSLFQSDSHGRLILADGLKEAVEQKTGITLTKIKSLTSAELVKMTFLHPFIDRESIPLFGNHVTLDAGTGCVHTAPGHGTDDYRVGTAAGLPPLSPVDDYGRYTDEFEMMKGIKIWDANPKIVELLREKNALVHYSEFTHSYPHSWRSKKPLIFRATPQWFFSIDHAGLREDSLKAIDKVQWIPDWGITRIRSMVESRPDWCLSRQRNWGVPIPSFTCKSCGFTHLDDKTIKHFIQIVKKEGIEVWYEREAKDLLPEGTKCTKCGSDDLKQDKDILDVWFDSGVSSFAVFGDSLDREPADLYLEGSDQHRGWFQSSLWPSMAIRKRPPYKSVLTHGYVLDEKGHAMSKSLGNVINPTTDIINQFGADILRLWVSTQDFRDDVKIGKDSIKTVAEAYRKIRNTFRYLLGNTKAEALQWNFKKENLEAIDQYYLHKLAKLNEDVKKLYENYQFHQVYHRVLVFCTVDLSQDYFEIIRDRMYCDGKDSKTRKSSEFVLAVILETLTKLLSPILSFTTEEVWSEFGLKDSVFYSDFSDLSSLLDSDLESQFAPVFETKEVVQKALEEARKLGKLGKSLEAEVLISGDSLKDTKFSKDDLSLFFVVSEVSFDRNEISEVFSEWKGEKDSIQIRKPRHHECPRCWRHVSETEGKLCKRCESVVSKL, encoded by the coding sequence ATGGCCAAACCAGAAACGGAAAATCCCTATTCTAAAACGGTTCTCCTACCACAGACCAACTTTCCCATGAAAGCCGACCTGGCAAATCGCGAACCAGGTCAAATTAAAATTTGGAAGGAGAAAAAAGTCTTCCAAACTATGAAGGAAATTCGTAAAACCAAACCTTCGTTTGTATTACACGATGGACCTCCTTATGCCAATGGAAATTTCCATGTGGGCCACTCTCTCAATAAAATTCTAAAAGATATCATTGTTAAATCCAAAACTCTTTCTGGTTTCCAAACCGATATGATTCCTGGTTGGGACTGCCACGGACTTCCGATCGAAGTACAGGTGTTAAAGAATCTAGGAAAAGAAGCAAGGAACACAAGTCCTAGTGAACTTAGAAAAAAATGCCGTGAGTATGCAGCTGAGTTTGTTGGAAAACAAGGAGAAGACTTAAGTCGTTTTTTATGTTTCTGGGAAGAAGATAAAAAGTATCTCACCATGGCTCCTGAATTTGAAGCAAGGATTGTGGAAGTTTTTGGATCACTTTTCGAAAAAGGATATATCTACAAAGGGAAAAAACCTGTGTATTGGTGTATTGATTTGGCAACGGCCCATGCGGAAGCAGAGATCGAATACCAAAACCATGTTTCTCCTTCCATCTATGTAAAGTTTGCTGTAAAAGGTGAAAATGATACCTATTGCCTGATCTGGACCACAACTCCCTGGACACTCCCTGCAAACCTTGCGATTTGTTTTAATGAGGAACTTGACTACTCTCTTTTCCAATCCGATTCCCACGGAAGGCTGATCTTGGCCGATGGATTAAAAGAAGCAGTAGAACAAAAAACAGGAATCACACTCACAAAGATTAAATCTTTAACGAGTGCAGAACTGGTAAAGATGACCTTCTTACATCCGTTTATCGATCGTGAATCCATCCCTCTTTTTGGAAATCATGTGACACTCGATGCGGGAACAGGTTGTGTCCACACAGCTCCAGGCCACGGAACGGATGACTACCGTGTCGGAACGGCAGCTGGGCTTCCTCCACTTTCTCCAGTCGATGATTACGGCCGTTATACGGACGAATTTGAAATGATGAAGGGAATTAAAATTTGGGATGCCAATCCTAAAATTGTGGAACTACTACGGGAAAAAAATGCCCTCGTCCATTATTCTGAATTCACTCACTCCTATCCACATAGTTGGAGGAGTAAAAAACCGCTGATCTTTCGTGCGACCCCACAATGGTTTTTTTCCATCGACCATGCAGGCCTCCGAGAAGATTCTCTCAAAGCTATAGACAAAGTACAATGGATTCCCGATTGGGGAATCACTCGCATCCGTTCTATGGTGGAATCAAGACCTGACTGGTGTTTGTCGAGACAAAGAAACTGGGGAGTTCCCATTCCTTCCTTTACTTGTAAATCTTGCGGATTCACACACCTTGATGACAAAACAATAAAACACTTCATCCAGATTGTCAAAAAAGAAGGGATCGAAGTTTGGTATGAAAGAGAAGCGAAAGACCTTTTGCCGGAAGGAACCAAATGTACAAAATGTGGCTCCGATGACCTAAAACAGGACAAAGATATTTTGGATGTTTGGTTTGATTCAGGCGTTTCCAGCTTTGCTGTGTTTGGTGATTCTCTCGACCGTGAACCTGCCGATTTGTATTTAGAAGGTTCTGACCAACATAGAGGATGGTTCCAATCTTCTCTTTGGCCATCCATGGCAATTCGCAAAAGACCTCCTTATAAATCTGTCCTAACACATGGTTATGTGTTGGATGAAAAAGGTCACGCTATGTCTAAATCCCTTGGAAACGTGATCAATCCCACAACAGACATCATCAACCAATTCGGAGCCGATATCCTTAGGCTTTGGGTTTCCACCCAAGATTTCCGAGACGATGTGAAAATCGGAAAAGACTCGATCAAAACTGTAGCAGAAGCCTATCGTAAGATCAGAAATACCTTCCGTTATCTCCTAGGGAATACAAAGGCAGAGGCTCTTCAGTGGAATTTCAAAAAAGAAAATTTAGAAGCCATCGATCAGTATTACCTTCATAAATTAGCCAAACTGAATGAAGATGTTAAAAAATTATATGAGAACTACCAGTTCCATCAGGTTTATCATCGAGTTCTAGTTTTCTGTACGGTGGATTTATCCCAAGACTACTTTGAAATCATTCGGGACAGAATGTACTGTGATGGCAAAGATTCGAAAACGAGAAAGTCTTCCGAATTTGTTTTGGCAGTCATTTTAGAAACCTTAACCAAACTTCTTTCGCCGATCCTTTCTTTTACAACAGAAGAAGTATGGTCAGAATTTGGTTTAAAAGATTCTGTTTTTTATTCTGATTTTTCAGACTTATCTTCCTTACTTGATTCCGACTTAGAATCCCAATTTGCACCTGTATTTGAAACGAAAGAAGTGGTGCAAAAAGCCTTAGAAGAAGCAAGAAAATTAGGAAAACTTGGAAAGTCACTGGAGGCAGAAGTTCTCATCTCTGGAGATTCCTTAAAAGATACAAAGTTTTCCAAAGACGACCTTAGCTTATTCTTTGTAGTCTCGGAAGTGTCATTTGATCGCAATGAAATTAGTGAAGTGTTCTCTGAGTGGAAAGGAGAAAAAGATTCCATCCAAATTCGTAAACCTCGCCACCATGAATGCCCAAGGTGCTGGCGCCATGTTTCCGAAACAGAAGGAAAACTTTGTAAACGCTGCGAATCTGTTGTGTCCAAACTCTAA
- the lipB gene encoding lipoyl(octanoyl) transferase LipB: protein MTKFLHRKGLPSYLFPSIVSYQRYVKFQENSRKNRRESMLFLEHSPCLTGGIGAKAENLLVSPTVLSSLGVELVTLSRGGDFTAHEPGQIVGYLHIDLKKRNLSLGDFLHILNQSLVASIEKTWDLSVEENPKAPGLYTIEEPKRKLVSEGIYAKSYFTSFGFALNGVNNLSTFSLINPCGAKSEDMTSLLRLGKEKDFPKKRKEFVLNFTQNFIDQLP from the coding sequence ATGACAAAGTTTCTCCATCGAAAAGGACTTCCTTCCTACCTGTTTCCTTCGATCGTTTCGTACCAAAGATACGTGAAATTCCAGGAAAATTCCAGGAAAAATCGAAGGGAATCCATGCTCTTTTTAGAACACAGTCCATGTTTGACAGGGGGCATAGGTGCGAAAGCGGAAAATCTTTTGGTTTCACCCACAGTCCTTTCCTCTCTTGGTGTGGAGCTTGTCACTTTGTCCCGAGGTGGAGATTTTACGGCCCATGAACCTGGCCAAATTGTGGGATACTTACATATCGATTTGAAAAAAAGGAACTTAAGTTTGGGTGATTTTTTACATATCTTAAACCAAAGTTTGGTGGCTTCGATAGAAAAAACTTGGGATCTTTCTGTGGAAGAAAATCCAAAAGCACCTGGCCTTTATACAATAGAGGAGCCCAAACGGAAATTGGTTTCGGAAGGGATTTATGCTAAGTCTTATTTTACAAGCTTTGGGTTTGCCTTAAATGGTGTGAACAATCTCTCTACCTTTTCTCTCATCAATCCTTGTGGGGCCAAGTCAGAAGATATGACCTCCCTCCTGCGGTTGGGAAAAGAAAAGGATTTCCCGAAGAAACGAAAGGAGTTTGTCCTAAATTTTACGCAAAACTTCATAGACCAACTCCCTTAA
- a CDS encoding leucine-rich repeat domain-containing protein — translation MKSFVYTTLTILFLTSFSHCTNKDVVNAEEWFENHKEDRVLNLSNKEVGVLPASIGNLTKVEELTLQYDSLKTVPKEMGNLKQLKILNLFGNPLPTLPEEIGNLENLEVLLLGRTELSEIPPFIGRLQKLKTLALDETKVQLTEADVEVIASLPHLEILDLSLMREYKTLPKNLTKLNHLKQLVLQKTLLEKSDVVRLRDELPNVRVKL, via the coding sequence ATGAAGTCTTTTGTATACACAACACTTACTATTTTATTTCTAACATCCTTTTCCCATTGTACGAATAAGGATGTAGTCAATGCAGAGGAATGGTTTGAAAACCACAAAGAAGACCGAGTCCTAAACCTCTCGAATAAAGAAGTAGGAGTCCTACCCGCATCCATTGGAAATTTGACAAAGGTAGAAGAACTAACTCTCCAATACGACTCACTCAAAACAGTTCCCAAAGAAATGGGAAACCTCAAACAATTAAAAATCCTCAATCTTTTCGGAAACCCCCTCCCCACTTTACCAGAAGAAATTGGAAATTTGGAAAACTTAGAAGTATTACTTCTCGGAAGAACGGAACTAAGCGAGATTCCTCCCTTCATTGGCCGTTTGCAAAAATTAAAAACGCTGGCACTGGACGAAACCAAAGTGCAACTAACAGAAGCTGATGTGGAAGTGATCGCCTCACTCCCTCATTTGGAAATCCTTGACCTAAGCTTAATGCGCGAATACAAAACTCTCCCCAAAAACCTGACAAAACTAAACCATCTAAAACAACTAGTTTTACAAAAAACCCTACTCGAAAAATCCGATGTGGTAAGACTGCGGGACGAACTCCCCAATGTCCGAGTCAAACTCTAG
- a CDS encoding LIC_12071 family protein has protein sequence MKYSRFFLSFILFFFLCETLALSAVVWTFYESLQNALTQEQFVSDHRARDLTLALAKSSEQRLQNEGYVELEKMFHRYVEQSKNDPEEFYIQKISLYSVDATLLVSTDTIYTPEELKNRKPDEALLHSTFFKKGIRMKKWQWSEPENGENPILNSKRDPKVRSGFEWVLSYLPLAKSNTVRLTSPLYKPGTLDVSGLVILVYERGNLGLLFENQWKLVEWMVFNYVVFAFVVSLILTGAFVTYTMLVARDSSVIPKESTNLPLFEKKTIERKVSEIEPIVDLTESPGQVTTSGEESGVEILSEGPLVSNVSPDPHQTPIRDAIFLG, from the coding sequence ATGAAATATTCACGTTTTTTTCTATCCTTTATTCTTTTCTTTTTCCTCTGTGAAACCTTGGCCCTCAGTGCTGTGGTTTGGACTTTTTATGAATCTTTGCAAAATGCTCTCACCCAAGAACAGTTTGTTTCGGACCATAGAGCTCGTGATTTAACCTTGGCTTTGGCAAAAAGTTCGGAACAAAGGCTACAAAACGAAGGTTATGTGGAACTTGAAAAAATGTTCCACCGATATGTGGAACAATCTAAAAATGATCCAGAAGAGTTTTACATCCAAAAGATCAGTTTGTATTCTGTGGATGCCACTCTCCTTGTTTCCACTGATACGATTTACACCCCAGAGGAATTAAAAAATAGAAAACCCGATGAGGCACTCCTTCATTCCACCTTTTTCAAAAAAGGGATTCGGATGAAAAAATGGCAATGGTCAGAACCAGAAAATGGTGAGAATCCCATTTTAAATTCCAAACGAGATCCGAAAGTTCGTTCTGGGTTCGAATGGGTTCTTTCTTATTTGCCGCTTGCCAAATCAAACACAGTAAGGCTCACTTCACCACTTTACAAACCAGGAACACTCGATGTTTCCGGGCTTGTGATTTTAGTATATGAAAGAGGAAACTTAGGCTTACTCTTTGAAAACCAATGGAAACTTGTGGAATGGATGGTTTTCAATTATGTTGTTTTTGCTTTTGTTGTCAGTTTGATTTTAACAGGTGCTTTTGTGACCTATACAATGTTAGTGGCAAGAGACTCTTCAGTGATACCAAAAGAATCTACGAATCTCCCTCTTTTTGAGAAAAAAACAATCGAAAGAAAAGTTTCGGAAATAGAACCAATTGTGGATCTAACAGAAAGTCCAGGTCAGGTGACAACTTCTGGGGAAGAGAGTGGTGTAGAGATTTTGTCTGAAGGACCACTTGTTTCGAATGTTTCTCCAGATCCCCACCAAACACCAATTCGCGATGCGATCTTTTTAGGATAG
- the trxA gene encoding thioredoxin, translating into MALTEVTDANFKAETAKGVVLVDCWAEWCGPCRMVAPVLDELSQEMADIKITKLNVDFNQKTAQELGIQSIPTLLLYKDGVLVDKAIGALPKPQIKKFIENHK; encoded by the coding sequence ATGGCACTAACGGAAGTCACAGACGCCAATTTCAAAGCAGAAACTGCTAAGGGCGTAGTACTCGTGGATTGTTGGGCGGAATGGTGTGGACCTTGTCGCATGGTGGCTCCTGTTCTTGATGAATTATCACAAGAAATGGCTGATATCAAAATTACAAAGCTAAATGTTGATTTCAATCAGAAGACGGCTCAGGAATTGGGAATCCAGTCCATCCCTACCCTTCTTCTCTATAAAGACGGAGTTTTAGTGGATAAAGCAATTGGTGCTTTACCAAAACCACAAATTAAAAAATTTATAGAAAATCACAAGTAG
- a CDS encoding STAS domain-containing protein: MEPKDKVFSIQLKGGLDGTSAEDFYRYFESQLNKGYRKFLFQFGALDFITSNGISVLVKIHKQTRKLGAVYSIYGVKQEIEDVLGLVGLFDKLPIFRDHTQAEAFLLQAELRRPVSKEPKPSDSELDPSPTSSKEENRIRFYFTGKSKGSDPSIGSKEPVSQLESISEVEENPNTPVKSSSPMESLLEEKLNSLRLEIKDTLNHELERRFAVYKTNPELQEKPITIPSYIQSKTKQLEAVERIIQCEVCGTRLRIHKFGKHECPGCSTQFQMSTSGSIRFLEKLNPI, from the coding sequence ATGGAACCAAAAGACAAAGTATTTTCCATTCAGTTGAAAGGTGGTTTGGACGGAACCAGTGCGGAAGATTTTTATCGATATTTCGAATCACAACTGAACAAGGGGTATCGAAAGTTTTTATTTCAGTTTGGTGCATTGGATTTTATCACATCCAATGGAATCAGTGTATTGGTTAAAATTCATAAACAAACTAGAAAGCTTGGAGCTGTGTATTCTATTTACGGAGTGAAACAAGAAATCGAAGATGTCCTAGGCCTCGTGGGACTTTTTGATAAATTACCGATCTTTCGTGACCATACCCAAGCCGAAGCATTTTTATTACAGGCCGAACTAAGACGGCCAGTATCAAAAGAACCAAAACCATCCGATTCGGAACTAGACCCGAGTCCCACATCTTCAAAAGAAGAAAACAGAATCAGGTTTTATTTTACTGGAAAATCTAAGGGGAGTGACCCTTCGATTGGTTCTAAAGAACCGGTATCTCAATTGGAATCCATTTCCGAAGTAGAAGAAAATCCGAACACTCCTGTAAAGAGTTCTTCTCCTATGGAATCATTATTGGAAGAGAAACTGAATAGCCTTCGGTTGGAAATCAAAGACACTCTCAATCACGAGTTAGAAAGGCGATTTGCGGTTTATAAAACAAATCCTGAACTCCAAGAAAAACCAATCACAATTCCAAGTTACATCCAATCCAAAACAAAACAATTGGAAGCGGTGGAGCGGATCATCCAATGTGAAGTTTGTGGGACAAGATTACGAATCCATAAGTTTGGAAAACATGAATGTCCCGGATGTTCCACGCAGTTCCAAATGAGTACGAGTGGCTCCATCCGTTTTCTTGAAAAATTGAATCCCATCTAA
- the murJ gene encoding murein biosynthesis integral membrane protein MurJ, protein MTKQAKGNESSARRSLALSFYTFLSRILGLVRDHFMAVSFGTGMVASAFSVAYRLPNMFRNLLAEGTLSQSFMPIFSEYEKIGVMDARVMAGTVLSFLFLCLSLFVALFWFFAAGFLPALVGGSPEYGALVVELSLVLFFLIMTASLSSIFMSISNSHHKYFVPSLSPIILNFSYLIVFIFIFPFYHEIREKVFVLAYGIVTGGVLQLLVQAWYVYKNGYGPIFRLNFKHPAIRKIFKLMLPAALGGSFYQIGLLVDIFLANYIQNQNPGLGAVVSLDYSQRLVQLPTGIIGVALATTILPSLLKDLREGREENVPKEISDVLSFAFFLTLPASIGLAVLGETVLDSIYFGGRWDHLATITAFYPLVFYSFAIPFYSINKVLVSSYYAFADTKTPLRIQLVSFFLSILVSIGLMFFLKHSAIALASALSASVTSSLLLYYLKSHQVKIPFLTVWFRILKMVPALFGLFLWLVFSEWVTKPILVSYLSETLGLGFANVSRLCLMVSILPAVIIYFTVAGITKLPEADIILGRFFRKLRKKSS, encoded by the coding sequence ATGACAAAACAAGCCAAGGGAAATGAGTCAAGTGCCAGGCGTTCACTTGCTCTTTCTTTTTATACTTTTTTATCCCGGATTTTGGGTCTTGTTCGTGACCATTTTATGGCTGTTAGTTTTGGAACAGGTATGGTTGCTTCTGCTTTTAGTGTGGCCTATCGCCTCCCCAATATGTTTCGGAACTTACTTGCGGAAGGAACACTTAGCCAATCCTTCATGCCAATTTTTTCTGAATATGAAAAGATAGGTGTAATGGATGCCCGTGTGATGGCAGGAACTGTTCTTAGTTTCCTTTTCCTTTGTTTGTCTCTTTTTGTGGCTTTGTTTTGGTTTTTTGCTGCTGGTTTTTTACCCGCACTTGTGGGTGGATCACCTGAATACGGAGCACTTGTCGTTGAACTTTCGTTAGTTTTATTTTTTCTTATTATGACTGCAAGTTTGTCTTCGATTTTTATGTCGATTTCCAACTCACATCATAAATATTTTGTTCCTTCCTTATCTCCCATCATCCTTAACTTCAGTTATTTGATCGTTTTTATTTTTATATTTCCTTTTTATCATGAGATTCGGGAAAAAGTTTTTGTTCTTGCTTATGGAATAGTAACGGGAGGGGTTTTACAACTCCTCGTCCAAGCTTGGTATGTGTACAAAAATGGATATGGTCCCATCTTTCGTTTGAATTTTAAACATCCTGCCATTCGTAAAATCTTTAAATTGATGTTACCAGCGGCCCTTGGAGGAAGTTTTTATCAGATTGGACTTCTAGTCGATATTTTCCTAGCCAACTACATCCAAAACCAAAACCCAGGACTTGGGGCTGTGGTGAGTTTGGATTATTCCCAAAGACTTGTCCAACTTCCGACTGGAATCATTGGAGTGGCACTTGCGACGACCATCCTGCCTTCCCTTTTGAAAGACCTTCGCGAAGGAAGAGAAGAAAATGTTCCAAAAGAAATATCAGATGTACTATCGTTTGCATTTTTTTTAACATTACCAGCAAGCATAGGTTTGGCGGTTCTTGGGGAAACAGTTTTGGATTCGATTTATTTCGGAGGACGTTGGGACCATTTAGCAACGATCACTGCTTTTTATCCTTTGGTATTTTATTCTTTTGCGATTCCGTTTTATAGCATTAATAAAGTTTTGGTTTCTTCCTATTATGCTTTTGCTGACACAAAAACTCCATTAAGGATCCAGTTGGTTTCTTTTTTCTTAAGTATTTTGGTGAGCATTGGTCTCATGTTCTTTTTGAAACATTCTGCCATTGCTTTGGCCTCGGCTCTGAGTGCTTCTGTGACATCTTCGTTATTATTGTATTATTTAAAATCTCACCAAGTAAAAATTCCATTTCTGACAGTTTGGTTCCGCATTTTGAAAATGGTGCCGGCACTCTTTGGGCTTTTTCTTTGGTTGGTGTTTTCTGAATGGGTAACAAAACCCATCTTGGTTTCGTATCTATCGGAAACGTTAGGACTAGGTTTTGCCAATGTGAGTCGGCTTTGTCTTATGGTTTCAATTCTCCCTGCAGTGATCATTTATTTTACGGTGGCCGGGATTACAAAACTACCTGAAGCAGATATTATTTTGGGAAGATTTTTTAGAAAGTTACGTAAAAAATCCTCTTAA
- a CDS encoding methyl-accepting chemotaxis protein, which translates to MAAVLLERQKKVDTFFIWAILAHTPLVFFLSLGYGATTVVSLSAVVISLVSFLFYKIARGSFFLRAWNGATIMMFSALMIQAQFGRIEMHFHVFSALAILFVYEDWRVLFVAAATIAVHHLVGNYVQEFGTVIWGTKVMVYSYGTGLEIVLTHALFVVFETGILIYFSIRSVSELRKQIETQTNLETVIAGVTSAVNEVSSGTKTFIENSNYLSQKVKEFQTSFQTQSSSIEAISAATEETAASSQLILEGSNRQIGEVKTVEELNRNLFSLSEGFVTSLEVMRSKIQESADSVKKTETEFTGLYQSMEVAVDDSEKMEEILELISDIAEKVNLLSLNASIEAARAGDAGRGFAVVASEISKLADSTAEATKNISAISGKIKSAIQVSFKQSNQINQTVQSFVKSILSSEEGMRELTVKITGTLSAFEKQEQALLTLDHIAQEMQVSSKEQSTSMDDISNSIIDLNVKTQTNLGTCSNMIGLIDKGNVIFNGLKESVDSLAAIIDDDKS; encoded by the coding sequence TTGGCGGCAGTTCTGTTGGAACGCCAAAAAAAAGTAGATACATTTTTTATTTGGGCCATTTTAGCCCACACTCCTCTGGTGTTTTTTCTTTCCTTAGGTTATGGTGCCACAACTGTTGTCAGCCTTTCTGCAGTAGTTATTTCCTTAGTTTCTTTTTTATTTTATAAGATTGCTCGTGGTTCTTTTTTCTTACGAGCTTGGAATGGGGCAACGATTATGATGTTTAGTGCTCTTATGATCCAAGCTCAGTTTGGCCGGATCGAGATGCATTTCCATGTATTCAGTGCTCTTGCCATTCTCTTTGTTTATGAAGATTGGCGGGTTTTGTTTGTTGCCGCTGCCACCATCGCCGTACACCACTTAGTGGGAAATTATGTCCAAGAATTTGGTACAGTGATTTGGGGAACCAAGGTGATGGTTTATAGTTATGGAACAGGACTTGAAATCGTATTAACTCATGCACTATTTGTAGTATTTGAAACTGGGATCTTAATTTATTTTTCCATTCGTTCTGTTTCGGAACTAAGAAAACAAATCGAAACACAAACCAATTTAGAAACAGTGATTGCTGGTGTTACCTCCGCAGTGAATGAGGTATCTTCAGGGACAAAAACTTTTATTGAAAACTCCAACTACCTTTCCCAGAAGGTTAAGGAATTTCAAACTTCTTTTCAAACACAATCCTCTTCCATAGAGGCCATTTCTGCTGCCACTGAAGAAACAGCAGCTTCCAGCCAATTGATTTTAGAAGGATCCAACCGACAAATTGGTGAAGTCAAAACGGTCGAAGAATTGAACCGAAATTTATTTAGTTTGAGTGAAGGATTTGTAACCTCCCTAGAAGTGATGCGTTCCAAAATCCAAGAGTCCGCCGATAGTGTTAAAAAAACAGAAACGGAATTTACTGGTCTTTACCAATCAATGGAAGTAGCTGTTGATGATTCGGAAAAAATGGAAGAAATTTTAGAATTGATTTCTGATATCGCCGAAAAAGTCAACTTACTATCGTTAAATGCATCCATTGAAGCGGCTCGTGCGGGAGATGCAGGTCGTGGATTTGCTGTGGTTGCATCTGAGATTTCAAAACTAGCAGATTCAACAGCAGAAGCCACAAAGAATATTTCTGCCATCTCAGGAAAAATCAAATCGGCCATCCAAGTCAGTTTCAAACAATCCAATCAAATCAACCAAACCGTTCAAAGTTTTGTAAAATCCATTCTTTCTTCGGAAGAAGGGATGCGAGAACTCACAGTCAAAATTACGGGCACTCTTTCTGCTTTTGAAAAACAAGAACAAGCTTTACTCACATTGGACCATATCGCTCAAGAGATGCAAGTTTCCAGTAAGGAACAATCCACAAGTATGGATGATATTTCCAATTCTATCATTGACCTAAATGTAAAAACACAAACAAATTTAGGAACCTGTTCCAATATGATTGGTCTGATTGATAAAGGGAATGTAATCTTCAATGGTTTGAAAGAATCCGTAGATTCCTTAGCAGCTATCATTGATGATGACAAATCATAA
- the panD gene encoding aspartate 1-decarboxylase: MIITVCKGKVHRAVVTEAELHYEGSLTVDQDLMDLAGMKPYEQVSVVNVNNGARFETYLIVGERGSGTICLNGAAARLGMKGDKVIIITYGQVDEKDLPADYKPKVVFVDENNRPKKA, from the coding sequence ATGATCATCACTGTTTGCAAAGGCAAAGTCCATAGAGCCGTCGTCACTGAGGCGGAACTCCACTACGAAGGTAGCCTCACGGTTGACCAAGACCTCATGGACTTGGCCGGAATGAAACCTTATGAACAAGTTAGCGTAGTGAACGTAAATAACGGGGCACGATTCGAAACCTACCTGATTGTGGGTGAACGAGGTTCGGGAACCATTTGTTTGAACGGGGCAGCGGCAAGGCTTGGAATGAAGGGGGACAAAGTCATCATCATCACCTATGGCCAGGTGGATGAAAAAGACCTTCCCGCAGATTACAAACCCAAAGTAGTCTTCGTGGATGAGAACAATCGCCCGAAAAAAGCCTAA